CGAAACGGGCGCCGCGAGGCGCCCGTTCTTTCTGGCGAACTTGCCGTCGTGGGCCCGCCGCTAACATTCGGTGTGAATTGCTCACACACGGAAACAATCCATACGGCATAGACTGCGCCCGCTATCCAACCGGGGTTGTCATGTCGCTCTACGCGCTGAAACCAGCGTTCCAGTCCTTGCTGCGCCCGCTCGTCGAGCGGCTCTTCCGCGTTGGCGTTACCGCCAACTTCATCACCATTCTTGCAGCGTTGCTATCGGTTCTCCTTGGGGCCACGCTGTGGTTAAAACCAATTGCACCGCTGTTTGCGCTACTGCCGCTGTGGTGCCTGCTGCGGATGGCGCTCAACGCGGTCGACGGCATGCTGGCGCGAGAATTTGGCCAGCGCTCGGTGCTCGGCGGCTTCCTCAACGAGTTGGGCGATGTCGTGTCCGACGCGGCGTTGCTGGCGCCCTTCATGAAACTTGCCGGCACCAGTGCAACGCTGGTGTGGGGCGCGATCTGCCTGTCGATCATCAGTGAGCTTGTCGGCATTCATGCCGCCGCGGCCGGTGGTTCGCGACGCTATGACGGGCCTCTGGGCAAGAGTGATCGCGCCTTCGTGATCGGACTGCTGGGCTTGCTCGTGGCGCTCGGCTGGGTGCCGACCATCTCCTGGATCCCGATCTGGGCCGGCTTCTGCCTGCTCGTGCTCCTCACCACCGCCCGCCGAATCCGCGCCGCACTGTACGAAATTCCCCCGATCCGGAACTGACCATGTCGCTCACTCAACGCACAGTCCATGAAACGCAGTTCGTCAGCCATGACGGTGCGCCGCTGTTCTACCGGCACTGGCCGGCGAGCGGCGCCACATCACGCGGCGCGATCATCCTGCTGCACCGCGGCCACGAGCACTCCGGCCGCATGGCACATCTGGTCGATGAGCTGGACTTGCCGGATTTCGACTTCTTCGCGTGGGATGCACGCGGCCATGGCCGCTCCCCCGGCGAGCGCGGATTCAGTCCGAGCTTCATGCATTCGGTAGCCGACCTGGAAGCCTTCTCCCGCCACATCCATGCCCAGCACGGTTTTGCCGCGCAAGACACCGCGGTGGTGGCGCAAAGCGTGGGCGCCGTGATCGCGGCGACCTGGGTGCATGACTACGCGCCGCCGCTGCGTGCGCAGGTGCTGGCCTCCCCAGCCTTCAGCGTGAAGCTCTACGTACCGCTCGCGCGCCCGGGCCTTGCCTTGATGCACAAAGTCCTGGGCGACTTCAAGGTGACGAGTTACGTAAAGGCGCGCTATCTCACGCACGATCAAGCACGCGCCGCGAGCTACGACACCGACCCGCTCATCACGCGGCCGATCTCGGTGAATGTGCTGCAGGGGCTCTACGACGCCGCAGAGCGTGTGGTGGCCGATGCGGCAGCGATCCATGTACCGACGCAGCTGTTCATTTCGGGTGACGACTGGGTTGTGCGGCATGCGC
This region of Niveibacterium umoris genomic DNA includes:
- a CDS encoding CDP-alcohol phosphatidyltransferase family protein produces the protein MSLYALKPAFQSLLRPLVERLFRVGVTANFITILAALLSVLLGATLWLKPIAPLFALLPLWCLLRMALNAVDGMLAREFGQRSVLGGFLNELGDVVSDAALLAPFMKLAGTSATLVWGAICLSIISELVGIHAAAAGGSRRYDGPLGKSDRAFVIGLLGLLVALGWVPTISWIPIWAGFCLLVLLTTARRIRAALYEIPPIRN